TCCGCCGCAACCGGCGCATTCCGCACTACCCGCTGGAAGTCGTGGCACCCGTGTTCGGGCAGTACGTGCAGGAAACGCCGCTCAACCACCTCGACCTCCCGCCGCAGGAGCTGCCGGCAACCGGCAAGGACATGGCGGAGCTGCTCGACCGCACGAGCCGCTGGCTCAACGACACCGGCCCCGATCGAGCCCGGTAGCGCGGGATATTTCACGACCGGCAACGAGCGGTTAGACTGCGGGCCTTTTGCGGCCGGAGGGGGTCATGCACAGCTTGAACTGGGTGGCGGGAATCGCCGTGGGCGTACTGGCGTGCGGGACCGCGTCGGCCGCGTGGACCGGCAAGGGCACGTTCGGCGGCGTACTGGCGCGCGGCAATACCGATACCGAAACCATCAATGCCGTCCTCGATGTCGCGCGCGAGGGCGAACGCTGGACGCATCGGGCGGGCGGGTCGTGGCTGCGCACGGTAAACGACGACGTCACCTCCGCCGACCGCTGGGAGCTGCGCGGTGAATCCAACTACGATTTGACGGATCGCAGCCACCTGTTCGGCACGCTGCGCTACGAAGATGACCGTTTCACCGACTTCAAGTACCAGGGAACGGCAGCCGTCGGTTACGGCTACCACTTCATTGCGACGGACCGGACCAAGCTCGAGGGCCAGATCGGCCCTGGTGTGCGGCGCACCGAGCGGCGGACCACGGGCGAGGAGAACACCGACGCCATCGGGCGCGGCGCCGTGAATTTCGAGCACAAGCTCACCGGGACGACGCTGGTCTACGACCGCTTCCTCGTGGAATCCGGCTCGGACAATACCTTCTACCAGAACCAGCTCGGCATCGAAGTGAAGATGACCGACGTGTTCGCGCTCGGCCTCGACTACACGATGCGGCACAACACCGACGTGGAGGGCGGGAAGGACAAGACCGACTCGGTCGTGACCGCGAATCTCGTCTACAGCTTCTGAGCCGGCCAGAACAGCCCGCCGTTTTAGGATCGCTGCAATTCGGTTATGCTCTCGGCCCAACCAGCCGCCGTTCAGGCGGCTGACCTTTTGTGAAAGGAATCCCGATGTACCGGACCCGATTTATTCCCGCCCTGCTTGCCGCACTGCTCGTGATGATGACGGCCTGCACCACGACCACTCCCGGCCGCAATGACCCCGAGACGCGCCGCCAGAGCATCAACGCCGGCGTGGACAACGCGCTCGAAGAACTCTATCGCCAGATCAACGGCTCGCAGCAGATGGTGGCATCCGCCAAGGGCGTGCTGGTGTTCCCGGCCGTGCTCTCTGCCGGTTTCGTATTCGGCGGTTCGCACGGCGAAGGCGCCTTGCGCGTGAACGGCAGGACCACCGGTTTCTATCGCCAGACGGGCGGCTCCTGGGGCCTGCAGATCGGCGCACAGTCGCAGGCGGTGTACATCCTGTTCATGACGCAGGAGGCCCTCGATACCTTCCACAGCAGCAGCGGCTGGAGTGCCGGTGGCAACGCCAACGTGACCGTGATCACCGCGGGCGCGAACGCGCAAGCCACGACCAGCACGGTGCAGCGGCCCATCATCGCCTACGTGCTGTCGAATGCCGGCCTGATGGCCGGCGTTACGCTCGAGGGAACGGTCATCAGCCGGCTGGAACTGTAGAGGGTGGCGCATCATCGCTGATGCAGGCCTGCCCCGGCCAAAGAAACCCCGCTTCGGCGGGGTTTCTTTTTTTTGGCTCATCGCAGATTGGCGGGGTCATCATGCGGCGAAGGCTGCATAGGACTCCGCCCATCCCCGGGTCTCGCCGCCGGCTGGCCCTGCGGGTGCCCTCGCAGGCGTGCTCGCTGCGGAGTGCGCGCCACTCGACGTCCTTGGGTCTCGTGGGCGCGCAGCAGCGGCATCCCTGCCGCTGCCTCTGCGAGCTTAGCCTTGCTCGCTACGCCTGCTCGGCCAGCCGGCTGATGGGCTCGGCCCGGAGACGGGCGCAGTCGCAGCAGCCTGGCATCCGGATCCACGCCCCGGTCGTCGTGCGACACATCGCCCCTGGCGAGGCGGATGCAGCGGTGGTCACGGCCCCGGCGCGGGCATGTGTGGAGCCGGTTGCCAGGAGGGCAGCAACCGGCGCAACCCATAGCGACGAGCACATGGACGTGCGAGGAGCGGCACGCGCCGGGGGCACGACCACCGCATCGTCCACCAGCGAGCCGCTGCATTCCCGCAGATCGGCGATGAACCATTTTTTTGCGCCGCGCCGCGTCCCCGCCAGCGGCCCCGGCGCAGCGAGCAGCGCAGCGACTTCGCAGCACCCCCGCAAACCCGCGATGAACCTTTTTTTTGGCTCTTCGCCGGTTTGCTCCCGCGTGGTGGCTGCTGTCAGTAACGCAGTGCCGCAACCCGCCGCACCTCAAGGTAATGGCTCAAGATGCCCCTGCGATTGGGTTATGAAATATCGGCGTCCGCGCTGCACGCGTCTGGCGTAACATTGCAGCGACAGGAACGGGTCATGCCGCGGCGAATCCGTGTGGTAGTGACCATGAACCTCAACGACTGATGGCCCCTGTGAGTACCCAGCTCCGGCGCCACAAATAGCGACGAAACCGGCAGATGAAGCACTGGTCCATCCTGGCGATCCTGCTCGTCCTTTGCGGCGCGCCGGCACATGGCGCCATCGTAGTGGCGGATACGCTGGGACCCTACGAAGACTTGTTTAGGACCCCGGGCTACCAGGTGACCCATGGTGTTGCCTTTCAGTTCACGGCGACAGACACGGCTTTCCTGACTCAGATCGAACTGGCGTTTCGCTACAAGGCGGCCCCGAGCCGGGACACCCTTATTGAAGTGCGCGCTCTATCGAGTGAGTTTCCGGATTTGCCCGGAGACGTGCTGGAGCTGGTCAGCGACGCATGTGTCGGCTGCAACAGCCCGGCAGTGGAGCTCCGACCTTTCGGTTTCAGCGGGACAACCCTGCTGGAAGCCGGTCAGACGTATTGGCTTGCGGTTCGATCAGGTGTCGTGAACAAGGGAACCGCGCTTGCCTGGGCGCTCGGGTATTACTACCCGCTCGGTAATGCCGCAATCAGGATGTTTGACGACACGTTCTACGCCTCTGGCAATGCCGCGATCGCTGCTTTTCGCATCACCGGGTCGCAAGTCCCCATCCCCGCTGCCGTCTGGCTCCTCGGCAGCGCGCTCGGAGCGCTGGCTTGGCTGAGGCGCAGGCGAACAGCCGCATAACCCATTCTTCTCGAACGTAAGGAACCCCGCTACGGCGGGGTTTCTTTTTTGGTTCATCGCGAATTGGCGGGACGCTGCTCCGGGACACACGGTGCAGGCACGGGCTGCGGATCCGGACGGCCTGCGCCGGGACGCTCGCTACGCACGTCCTGTGCTGCGCTCGCTCGGGTTCGGCTACGGCTGCGCTCCTGCTGCGCCGGCCTCACACGCCCGTTACAGGCCGTCCGGACCCGCAGCCATGCCGCGACGCAGGTGAGGGACCGTCTGTGTGGTCAGCCGTTGATCGCCGCCAACAGGGTCTCGCGAAAGCGCTCCGGATCGAAGACCCGCACAACGCCGACCTGCCGTTTCGCTGCCCAGACAGCATCGGGAAAATGCGCGTCATCGTGAAAACGCGGAATCACGTGCCAGTGCAGATGCGGCACCTGGTTGCCGAGCGACGCGAGGTTGATCTTGTCGGGGCGCAGTAGCTGCCGGAGCACCGACTCGACAAGCAGCACCATCCGCAGGCAGTGCTGCTGCTCGTCATGGCTCAGATCGGTCATTTCCCGAACATGCGTATTCCAGACCACGCGCACGAAACCTGGATAGTCCGCATCGCCGGCACCGACCACGCGCAACCGGCCATCAGCCCAGAGCGGATTGTCGCCTGGCGCACACAATGGGCAATCGCCCGGAGCGGTGTTCATGGCTGGAGACAATAGCGCCAAATCATCGGGGTCGTGAGGGTCCTGACGGCGTGCCGAGGCGACGTGGTGGTGATGGGTGGACTTGAACCACGCATGGACGAAGTGCTGCGACCACCCCCTCCGGCGGGAGGCCCTTAGCATCGGGGTCGTGAGGGTCCTGACGGCGTGCCGAGGCGACGTGGTGGTGATGGGTGGACTTGAACCACGCATGGACGAAGTGCTGCGACCACCCCCTCCGGCGGGAGGCCCTTAGCATCGGGGTCGTGAGGGTCCTGACGGAGTGCCGAGGCGACGTGGTGGTGATGGGTGGACTTGAACCACCGACCTCAGCATTATGAGTGCCGCGCTCTAACCAGCTGAGCTACATCACCACGCGAGGGAGACCTCTGAGCGCACCGGCCGGCGGATCGTTGCCGATCGGCCCCGGTGAGGCGCGCATTGTCTTGGCCGGCCCGCAGGCTGTCAAGAAACCGTAGCGCGGTACCTACACTTCCGCGGGCCGCAGCGGCGCACCGTCCAGGTTGAAGGCCCGGGCGCGGTCGATGGCGGCAAGCGCACGGCGCACGGTGCGCGGGCTGGTGAGCGCCATCAGCAGCATGTCGCCGAGGTCGGTGAGCGTGATGTAGCCGGTGACGCAGACGCTGTCCGTGAGCATGGCGGTGCCGGTGCCGGGCCGGCGCGTGGTGCCGCCGGCGCGCACGATCGTCCATTCGAGAGCCGTCGAACGCAGGTGGTTCTCGGCCCACTCCTTGGCGCGAATGGCGCGGCCCGCCACGGCCTTGACGAGCGGGTCGAGCGCAACCGCGCTCTCACCGCAGCCGATGGAGGTGGTCAGCACGAACCGGCTGGCGCCCGCAGCGACCGCGGCGTCGATCACGTTGATGTTGCCCTGGGTGTTGAGCTGCGGCGTGCCGCCGAGGATGCACACGACCGCGAGATCCCCGCCGTCGCGGCCGGCGAACACGCGGTCCACCGCGGCGCGATCAGTCGGATCGCAGCGCACCGTCTCGGCGCCGGCGCGCTGGATGTAGTCGTAGGGGCGCGGCCCGATGATGACCGACAGCACCCCGAAGCCGGAGGCAATCGCCCCGCGGGTCAGGCGGTAACCGGTATCCGTGTCGCCGCCGAAGATGACAACGGTTCTGTAGGACATCGACGGCCACCATAACGCAGGCACCCGGGCGGCGCCACGCGTGCGCCCTGGCGCAGGCCGCTCCTACACGTTGAAGCGGAAGTGCATGACGTCGCCTTCCTGCACGACATAATCCCGGCCCTCGAGCCGCAGCCGCCCGGCTTCGCGCGCACCCTGCTCGCCCTTTCCTTTTATATAGTCGTCGAAGGCGATCACTTCGGCCCGGATGAAGCCTTTCTCGAAGTCCGTATGGATCTCGCCGGCGGCTTGCGGCGCGCTCGCGCCACGGCGTACGGTCCAGGCGCGCACCTCCTTCGGGCCGGCGGTGAAGAAGGTTTGCAGGCCGAGCAGGCGATAGCCGGCGCGGATCACGCGATCGAGGCCGGGCTCTTCGAGTCCGAGGTCGTCGAGGAAGGCCTGCTTGTCGGCCTCGTCGAGCTGGGCGATCTCCGCCTCGATGGCAGCGCACACCACCACGACCTCGGCGCCGTCGCCCGCGGCGAGCTTGCGCACGCGCTCGACGAACTCGTTGCCGGCAAGGCCGCGCTCGTCCACGTTGGCCACGTACATCACCGGCTTGGCGGTGAGGAGGAACAGCTCCTGCATTGCCGGGCGGTGCTCCTCGGGCATGCTGAAAGTACGGGCGGGATGGCCCGCGCCGAGGTGATCGCGCAGCCGCGCGAGCGCGTCGCGCCGTGCCGCATCTTCTTTCCTGCCCGCCCTGGCCTGCCGGTCCGCACGCTCCAGCGCCTTCTCCGCGGCGGCAAGGTCGGCGAGCAGCAGCTCCGTGTCGATCACTTCGATGTCGTGTACCGGGTCGATGCGCCCGGCGACGTGCACCACGTCCGGGTTCTCGAAGCAACGCACCACGTGCGCAATGGCATGGGTCTCACGGATATTGGCGAGGAACTGGTTGCCGAGCCCCTCGCCCTTCGAAGCGCCCTCCACCAGGCCGGCGATATCGACGAACTCCACCGTCGTGGGCACGATCTTCTCCGGCCGGGCGATCGCGGCGAGCTGCTGCAGGCGCGGGTCGGGCACCGCGACGACGCCGACGTTCGGGTCGATGGTGCAGAACGGGTAGTTCTCGGCGGCGATGCCGGCCGCGGTCAGGGCGTTGAACAAGGTGGACTTGCCGACATTCGGCAGCCCGACGATTCCGCAACGGATGGGCATGGCAGGGGCGGGCCTCGGTAAAGGGCGGCCATCCTAGCGGGAGCCCGGCGGCCATGCAAAGGCGCAGAATCCGCCGCAGCCGTGTAGGCTTGGCCACCTATGAGTACTGCCAATCTCCTCTGGGCTGGTGCACGCCGGTTGCTGCACCACGGTCGGCAACTCCTCGTCGTGCTCGCCTGCAGCCTGGTGGCGCTGGTCCTCGGCTTCACGATCTACGCCGTGTCCATGCTGCCGGACCTGCAGCCCTGGCATGTGCAGAAGGTCGACGACGAATTCTCCGCCATCATGGACCGCGGCCTGGATTTTCCGGGCTACCTCGATCTCGAAGCACGCCTCTTCGAGGAGGCCCGCAAGGTCTCGGCGGACTGGAGCGGCCAGGGCGAAGCGTTCACCTACAGCCGCTTCAATGCGCAGGGCAGCCCGCAGCTGCTTGCGGCCGGCGCGCCCTTCAATCGAACCTTCCGGCTGACGCCGCCCGCCGTGGCCGGCCACGCCTTGCTGATGCACGGGCTCACCGATTCGCCATACTCGATGAAGGCGCTGGCCGAGTCGCTCTACGCTCGCGGCTTCGAAGTCACGGTACTGCGCCTGCCGGGCATGGGCACGCTGCCCTCGATGATGACCGCGATGCGCTACCGCGACTGGGTGGCGGCCATGCGACTCGCCGTGGCCGACATCGCCGCGCATCACGAGGCCGGGCAGCGGTTCTACATCGGCGGCTACTCCACGGGCGCAACGCTGGCGTTGACCTACGCCCTGGAGGCACTCGCCGACCGCGAGGAGCTCCAGCCCGACCGGATCCTGCTCGTCTCGCCGGCCATCGAGGTGACACCGGTAGCCGTGCTGGCCAACGTGATCGACATCATTGCGGTCGTACCGTTGCCCCTGCTGCAGAAAGCGCGCTGGCAGTCGGTCCAGCCAGAATTCGATCCATACAAGTTCAACTCCTTTCCGGTCAATGCCTCGCGGCAGGTGAAACGTGCCACGCGTGTCCTGCAGCACGAGCTCGAGGAGGCCCATGGCGACGGCCGGCTCGCCCGCCTGCCGCCGGTGGTGACCTGGCAATCGGCGGTGGATGCCACGGTCGGTGCCACCGGTACGGTAGACCTTCTGTATCGGCAATTGCCGCAATTGCCCGCGAGCCACCACCGGCTCGTGCTGTTCGATGTCAATCGCTTTCGCGGCTTCAGCAGTTTGCAGCGGCCCGGGGCGCGACAGGTGATCGAGCGTGCGATCTCGGCACACTCGGGCTACACCCTCGAGGTCGTCTCCAACGTCAGCCACGACAGCCGCGACGTCGCCCTGCATCGCTACGCGCCGGGCTCGACCAGCGCCCTGGTGCTGCCGCTCGGCCTGACCTGGCCCGAAGGCATCGTCTCGCTTGGCCACGTCGCGCTGCCGTTTCCACCGGACGACCCCATGTACGGGTTCCTGCCCGGCAGCGGCCACGACGGCTACCCGAGTATCGGGTCGTGGTTGCTGCGCGGTGAGAATGGCGCGACCACCATCGCGCTCGGCGCGTTCACCCGGCTGCGCAGCAACCCGTTCTGGAGCCTGATCGACCGGCAGGTTGGAGAACTGGTGGCCGAAGACCTCGGCCGCCCGCTCCCGCAGTCCTGATCTGCCCGCGCCACCGCGGCGGATTGGTGTAGGCTGCTCGCCCCCATGAAGGCTCTTCGCGCCGCCCTGCTCGTCCTGCTGCTGCTCGTGCTGGCGGTCGCCGGCTGGGGCGCGTACACGCTGTCGAACGGCGCGGACCTCGGCTTTGCCCGGCAGTGGCTCGCCGAGAAGCTCACAACGGCGCTGGCGCGCCCGGTGCACATCGACGGCGGCGTCACGCTGACGCTCGGGCGCAACGTCACGCTGGAGATCGGCGATCTCACGATCGCCAACACCGCGTGGGGCCGCCACCCGCATCTCGCCCGGGCAGCGCGGCTCCTCGTGGCCGCGGATCTGCGCTCGCTGTGGGATGGCCCGGTGGTCATCCGCCGGCTGGAGCTGGCGGGCACGAGCGTGTTCATGGAACACAGCGACAAAGACGAGGTGAACTGGGACCTCGGGCCGGACGACGGCGAACCGCTCGATCCCGACTCACTGCCGCTGATCGACGTGCTGACGCTCGCTGAGGCCTCGATCCGGTACGACACACGGACGCTCACCCGGCCCGTCGAGCTGCGACTGGCCGAGGCCAGCGCCCGGCGTGAAGCATCCGGCTTCCTGCGGCTCGCCGCGAACGGCACCGTCAACGAGGGGCGCCTGACGCTGCACGCACAGTCGAGCCCGCTGGCAGTGCTGCTCAGGGGTCGCGACGTCAGCCTGCGGCTGCGCGCCGATGTCGATGGCGTGGACGTCAGGGCCGCCGCACGTTTCGATGATGTCGCCGACCCCGAGCGCGCGCTCGCCGACGTCCGCATCGCAGCGGACGATGCCGCCCGCGTGGGCGCACTGCTCGGCCTGCCGGATCCAGGCGCCGGCCCGCTCCGGGTCGATGCCTCGATCACGCCGCAGGAGCAGAAACTGCAACTGCGCCTGAACGGCACCGCCGGAGCATACGGACTCCGGCTCGACGGCACGGCCCGGCGCCTGACCACGCTCGCGGGCCTCGACCTCGATCTCAGCGGGCAGGGCCCGGACTTCAATGCAATCGCCGCCCTGCTCGGCTGGAAGGACGCCCCGGGCGGCGTCTTCGAAGTCGCAGGCCGGCTGCGCAGCGAGGGCGCCACCCTGCACATCGAACAGGCCACCATCGAACTCGCCGACCTGACGTTCGCGCTCGCCGCGACGATCGACGACCTGCCGCAGGGCGAGCTGCGCAAGCTCTCGGTGCAGGTTCGCGGTGCACAGATCGAGCGGTTCCTGGCGCTGCTCGAGCTGCCGGCCATCACCGACGGCCGCTTCAAGTTCACCGCCCGCGTGGACGAAGACGCGCTAGGAGCGGACCAGGTGGAGCTCGGGCTCGAACATCGCGCAGGCCAGTTCCGCGCAACCGGCACGCTCGGGCCGTTGCCGGAATTCTACGGCTCCGACCTGCGACTCACGGGCAACGGCCCGAGCCTCGCCGTGCTCGGCAGGATCGCCGGCACCGCAATCCTGCCGGCGGCAGCCTTCCAGCTCGAAGCGCAGCTGCGCTGGGTGCAGGACGGGCTGCGCCTCGGCGAGAGCTGGCTCACCGCCGGCGGGGAACGGCTCGACGTCTCGGGGCGGATCGCGCGTGCGCCACTCGGCCCGGGTACAGAGATCAGCGGCCGGCTGACCGGCAGGAGCCTGCGCGCAACCGGCGAGCGACTCGGCGCCGGCAAGCTGCCGCCGGTCAGTTACGAAGTCGATGCCACGCTCGCCCGCCAGCGCAACAGCACGCAGGTTCGCAACCTGCGCATGACGACGGCCGACACCCGGCTCAACCTCGAAGGCACCATTCCCGATCAGTCGGGGGCGGCCGGCGCGGTGCTGCGCATCGAGGCCGAAGGCGACGCCCTGCAGTCGTGGCAATCGCTGGGCAGGCTGCCGCTGCCGGCGGGTGCATTCGCCGCGCGCGGCGGTCTTGCGCTGGAGCGCGACGCGGTGGCGCTGCGCGACATGGACATCACGCTCGCCGGCGCCAGCGGTCGGGTCAACGGCCGTGTGGCACGGGCGCTCGACAGCGGCAGCTTCGATCTCGGCCTGCAGGGGCCGGCACTCGCGCGCCTGCTGCCGGGCGTGAAGGGCATCGAGAAGTTCGTCACCGCGTTCGACCTGTCCGCCCGCGGTGAATGGCGCGGCCAGCGCTGGACGCTGCGACGCGCGTGGCTGAAGGCCGGTGCGGATGAACTCCAGGCCAGCGGCGTGCTCGATGCGGGCGCCGAGGCGGCAGTGACCGCCATGCCGGTTACCCTGCGCCTGGGCAGTCTCGCACGTGCCGGTGAGCTGGCGGGCCTGCGGCTGCCGGATCTGCCGTTGCGGGTGGAAGGCAACCTGACCGGCACCGCGCGGCGCTTCAGCGTCGCCGGTTTGCATGGCGAACTCGCGGGCGCGGCGCTGGCCGGAAGCCTGGCGTTCGCGGCCGGCAAGCCGCCGGAGGTCACGCTGGATCTCTCGCTCGTGCGGCTCGATCTGGCCGCGTTCGCAACACCCGCAGGGAGCCAGACCCCTGCCGCCCCACCCCCGGCGGGCGGCCGGCTCATTCCCGACTGGCCGCTGCCCATCGCCTGGCTCGGGAAGCTCAACGCCGGCTTCGACCTCCATTTTGGTGATCTGCAGGAGGGGCCGATCCGATACGGCGCCGTCAGGCTGCAGGGCCAGTTGCGGAACCGGGCACTCAGGCTGGATCGGGCCACACTCAACGGCAGGGCCGGGCGGGCGGACCTGCAGGCGAGGCTGGACGCGGCCGGCACGACCCCGCGGCTCGCCATTCGCGGCGAGCTGCGCAACTTCGCGACCCACTACGGCACGCTGGCGCAACTCAGCTCGGACCCGCGTCGCTTCGACGTCGACCTGCAGCTCACCGGCACGGGCACCACACTGCGCCAGCTGCTGGCGCAGGCCGAAGGCCGGGTGCGGGTCGTCGGCGGGCCAGGCCGCATCCCGACCTCCGTGCTCGACAGTTTCTACGGCGACACGATCTCGCAGCTGCTGAACACCATCAACCCGTTTCGCCGCAGCGAGCCGCTGACCAACTCGGTCTGCACCGTGCTGCCGCTGCAGATCAAAGCGGGTGTTGCGAGCACGGCACCGACCATCGTCACCCTGACCGACAAGCTCAACGTGATCGCCTTTGGCACCGTCAACCTCGCCAGCGAGCGGCTCAACCTCAGTTTCAGGACCGAGGCGCGCAGAGGCATTGGCGTGAGTGCCGGCCAGATCGTCAATCCGTTCATCCGGGTGACCGGCTCGCTCACCGAACCGCGCGTAACCATCGACCCGCGGGGCGCCACCATCACCGGCACCGCCGCCATCCTGACCGGCGGCATGTCGATCGTGGCGACCACGCTCTGGAACCGCGCATTTCGCGAGCGTGACCCCTGTGCCGCCGTGCTGCGGGAAGCCGACCGGTTGGCCGACAGCGACCCGGACGCCCTGGCACTGGCCGAGCGGGTGGACCGCTTCTTCCGGTAGCGGGCACGTACGGAGGGCGGCCACGCGAGAGCACGCCTGCACCCGGGCTTTGCTAGCATCCGGTCATGATCAGGCTCGAAACCACCATTGCCGGCAGCCTGCCCCGGCCGGACTGGCTCGCCGAGCCGGAAAAACTCAAGGGCGCGTGGAAACTGTCCGGAGCGGCCCTGGAGGACGGCAAGCGCCGCGCGGCGGCCGAATGGATCCGCCACCAGGAAGCAGCCGGCATCGACATCGTCACCGACGGCGAGGTCTTCCGCAGCCACTTCGTGCACGGCTTCCTGGAAAAGATCCGTGGCATCGACTGGCAGCGGCGGACCCTCATGGGCATCCGCAACAACCGCTACCAGCTCGAGGTGCCGACGGTCACCGGGCCCCTCTCGCGCCCCGCCCCGGTGCACCTCGACGAGGCGCGGTTCACCCGCGCGCAGACGCAAGCACGACTCAAGTTCACGCTGCCCGGCCCGATGACCATCTGCGACACCATCGCCGATGCGCATTACGGCAGCCGCCCGGCGCTGGCGATGGCCTTCGCCGCGATCCTCAACGAGGAGGCGCGCGATCTCGAGAGCGCCGGCGTGGACGTGATCCAGTTCGACGAGCCGGCGTTCAACGTGTTCACCGCTGACGTCAAGGACTGGGGCATCGAAGCCTTGCACCGGGCGATCGAGGGACTGCGTTGCACCACCGCGACGCATATCTGTTACGGCTACGGGATCCGGGAGAATCTCGACTGGAAGAAGTCCCTGGGTGGGGAGTGGCGCCAGTACGAGGAGATATTCCCGGCGCTCAACGCCAGCCGCATCGACCAGATTTCGCTGGAGTGCGCGGGCTCGAAGGTGCCACTCTCCCTGCTCGGCCTCATCCCCGACAAGCAGCTCATGATCGGCGCCATCGAGGTCACCGGCGAGCGGGTGGAGACGCCCGAGGAAGTCGCCGCAACGATCCGCGCCGCCATGGCCCATGTGGACACCGAGCGCATCCTGCCCTGCACGAACTGCGGCATGGCGCCCATCGCCTACGAAGTTGCGCTCGGGAAACTGCGGGCGC
This genomic interval from Gammaproteobacteria bacterium contains the following:
- a CDS encoding DUF481 domain-containing protein, yielding MHSLNWVAGIAVGVLACGTASAAWTGKGTFGGVLARGNTDTETINAVLDVAREGERWTHRAGGSWLRTVNDDVTSADRWELRGESNYDLTDRSHLFGTLRYEDDRFTDFKYQGTAAVGYGYHFIATDRTKLEGQIGPGVRRTERRTTGEENTDAIGRGAVNFEHKLTGTTLVYDRFLVESGSDNTFYQNQLGIEVKMTDVFALGLDYTMRHNTDVEGGKDKTDSVVTANLVYSF
- a CDS encoding YSC84-related protein codes for the protein MYRTRFIPALLAALLVMMTACTTTTPGRNDPETRRQSINAGVDNALEELYRQINGSQQMVASAKGVLVFPAVLSAGFVFGGSHGEGALRVNGRTTGFYRQTGGSWGLQIGAQSQAVYILFMTQEALDTFHSSSGWSAGGNANVTVITAGANAQATTSTVQRPIIAYVLSNAGLMAGVTLEGTVISRLEL
- a CDS encoding VPLPA-CTERM sorting domain-containing protein, whose amino-acid sequence is MKHWSILAILLVLCGAPAHGAIVVADTLGPYEDLFRTPGYQVTHGVAFQFTATDTAFLTQIELAFRYKAAPSRDTLIEVRALSSEFPDLPGDVLELVSDACVGCNSPAVELRPFGFSGTTLLEAGQTYWLAVRSGVVNKGTALAWALGYYYPLGNAAIRMFDDTFYASGNAAIAAFRITGSQVPIPAAVWLLGSALGALAWLRRRRTAA
- a CDS encoding HIT family protein yields the protein MVGAGDADYPGFVRVVWNTHVREMTDLSHDEQQHCLRMVLLVESVLRQLLRPDKINLASLGNQVPHLHWHVIPRFHDDAHFPDAVWAAKRQVGVVRVFDPERFRETLLAAING
- a CDS encoding NAD(P)H-binding protein; translated protein: MSYRTVVIFGGDTDTGYRLTRGAIASGFGVLSVIIGPRPYDYIQRAGAETVRCDPTDRAAVDRVFAGRDGGDLAVVCILGGTPQLNTQGNINVIDAAVAAGASRFVLTTSIGCGESAVALDPLVKAVAGRAIRAKEWAENHLRSTALEWTIVRAGGTTRRPGTGTAMLTDSVCVTGYITLTDLGDMLLMALTSPRTVRRALAAIDRARAFNLDGAPLRPAEV
- the ychF gene encoding redox-regulated ATPase YchF, with the protein product MPIRCGIVGLPNVGKSTLFNALTAAGIAAENYPFCTIDPNVGVVAVPDPRLQQLAAIARPEKIVPTTVEFVDIAGLVEGASKGEGLGNQFLANIRETHAIAHVVRCFENPDVVHVAGRIDPVHDIEVIDTELLLADLAAAEKALERADRQARAGRKEDAARRDALARLRDHLGAGHPARTFSMPEEHRPAMQELFLLTAKPVMYVANVDERGLAGNEFVERVRKLAAGDGAEVVVVCAAIEAEIAQLDEADKQAFLDDLGLEEPGLDRVIRAGYRLLGLQTFFTAGPKEVRAWTVRRGASAPQAAGEIHTDFEKGFIRAEVIAFDDYIKGKGEQGAREAGRLRLEGRDYVVQEGDVMHFRFNV
- a CDS encoding alpha/beta hydrolase, giving the protein MSTANLLWAGARRLLHHGRQLLVVLACSLVALVLGFTIYAVSMLPDLQPWHVQKVDDEFSAIMDRGLDFPGYLDLEARLFEEARKVSADWSGQGEAFTYSRFNAQGSPQLLAAGAPFNRTFRLTPPAVAGHALLMHGLTDSPYSMKALAESLYARGFEVTVLRLPGMGTLPSMMTAMRYRDWVAAMRLAVADIAAHHEAGQRFYIGGYSTGATLALTYALEALADREELQPDRILLVSPAIEVTPVAVLANVIDIIAVVPLPLLQKARWQSVQPEFDPYKFNSFPVNASRQVKRATRVLQHELEEAHGDGRLARLPPVVTWQSAVDATVGATGTVDLLYRQLPQLPASHHRLVLFDVNRFRGFSSLQRPGARQVIERAISAHSGYTLEVVSNVSHDSRDVALHRYAPGSTSALVLPLGLTWPEGIVSLGHVALPFPPDDPMYGFLPGSGHDGYPSIGSWLLRGENGATTIALGAFTRLRSNPFWSLIDRQVGELVAEDLGRPLPQS
- a CDS encoding methionine synthase, yielding MIRLETTIAGSLPRPDWLAEPEKLKGAWKLSGAALEDGKRRAAAEWIRHQEAAGIDIVTDGEVFRSHFVHGFLEKIRGIDWQRRTLMGIRNNRYQLEVPTVTGPLSRPAPVHLDEARFTRAQTQARLKFTLPGPMTICDTIADAHYGSRPALAMAFAAILNEEARDLESAGVDVIQFDEPAFNVFTADVKDWGIEALHRAIEGLRCTTATHICYGYGIRENLDWKKSLGGEWRQYEEIFPALNASRIDQISLECAGSKVPLSLLGLIPDKQLMIGAIEVTGERVETPEEVAATIRAAMAHVDTERILPCTNCGMAPIAYEVALGKLRALGAATALLRRAL